The following proteins are co-located in the Streptomyces sp. NBC_00435 genome:
- a CDS encoding TetR family transcriptional regulator — MENTTGLRENKKLRTRRQLAATALELFLERGFDAVSVADVAAAAEVSKPTLFRYFASKEDLVLDRFADHQDEVARLVRERAAGQTPVAAVRAHFLAALAERDPITGLCDHPNVLAFQRLLFTTASLESRLSHYTSREVELLAAVLEVESVDPLTARLSAECLVGARRELGRENFRRIDAGRSADAAYSAAVADAERAFALLAGGLDRALPVGSA, encoded by the coding sequence ATGGAGAACACGACGGGTCTGCGCGAGAACAAGAAGCTCCGTACGCGCCGCCAGCTGGCGGCCACGGCGCTGGAGCTCTTCCTGGAGCGCGGCTTCGACGCCGTCTCGGTGGCGGACGTCGCGGCGGCGGCCGAGGTCTCCAAGCCCACGCTGTTCCGCTACTTCGCCAGCAAGGAGGACCTGGTCCTCGACCGGTTCGCCGACCACCAGGACGAGGTGGCGCGCCTCGTGCGCGAGCGGGCCGCGGGGCAGACCCCGGTGGCGGCCGTGCGTGCGCACTTCCTGGCGGCGCTCGCCGAGCGGGATCCGATCACCGGGCTCTGCGACCATCCGAACGTGCTGGCCTTCCAGCGGCTGCTCTTCACCACCGCCAGCCTGGAGTCGCGGCTGTCGCACTACACCTCGCGGGAGGTGGAGCTGCTCGCCGCCGTGCTTGAAGTCGAATCGGTCGATCCGCTGACGGCGCGGCTTTCCGCGGAGTGCCTGGTCGGGGCGCGTCGGGAGCTCGGGCGGGAGAACTTTCGGCGGATCGACGCCGGGCGGAGTGCGGATGCGGCCTATTCGGCGGCTGTGGCTGATGCGGAGCGCGCCTTTGCTCTTCTGGCGGGTGGGCTCGACCGGGCTCTGCCCGTGGGTTCGGCCTGA
- a CDS encoding LysR family transcriptional regulator, whose amino-acid sequence MQFQQLVYFVAVAETRHFTRAAEREHVAQPSLSQQIKALERELGAELFSRARGNIALTDAGETLLPLARRILADAGTARLEVQELAQLRRGRVRLGATPSVCTGLLPDVLRTFHAAHPGIELLIEEGGSLDLVRELARGSLDLALIALPLPPSAPALTTVELLTEDLVVISSATLPPPAGGGPLTVSALRDEPMVMFRHGYDLRDLTVAACRAEGFEPVFTVEGGEMDAVLGFVRAGLGIAVVPAMVAGRAGSGLRATPLAGSPLRRTIALAHRTDVAPPRAARELKRILLS is encoded by the coding sequence ATGCAGTTCCAGCAGCTGGTCTATTTCGTCGCCGTCGCCGAGACCCGGCACTTCACGCGCGCGGCCGAGCGCGAGCACGTTGCCCAGCCGTCCCTGTCACAGCAGATCAAGGCGCTCGAACGAGAGTTGGGCGCCGAGCTGTTCAGCCGGGCGCGCGGGAACATCGCACTCACCGACGCCGGCGAAACCCTGCTGCCGCTGGCCCGCCGGATCCTCGCCGACGCGGGTACGGCCCGCCTGGAGGTACAGGAGCTGGCGCAGCTCCGGCGCGGGCGGGTCAGGCTGGGGGCGACTCCGAGCGTGTGCACGGGCCTGCTGCCGGACGTGTTGCGAACCTTCCACGCCGCGCATCCGGGGATCGAGCTGCTGATCGAGGAGGGGGGTTCGCTGGACCTCGTACGAGAGCTCGCGCGCGGGTCCCTGGACCTCGCGCTGATCGCCCTGCCGCTGCCCCCGTCGGCTCCGGCGCTGACCACGGTGGAGCTGCTGACGGAGGACCTGGTGGTGATCTCCTCGGCGACCCTCCCGCCCCCGGCGGGCGGCGGTCCGCTCACGGTGTCCGCGCTGCGCGACGAGCCGATGGTGATGTTCCGGCACGGCTACGACCTGCGGGACCTGACGGTGGCGGCCTGCCGGGCGGAGGGCTTCGAGCCGGTGTTCACGGTGGAGGGCGGCGAAATGGACGCGGTACTGGGCTTCGTGCGCGCGGGGCTCGGCATCGCTGTCGTCCCGGCCATGGTGGCCGGCCGCGCGGGCTCCGGTCTGCGCGCAACTCCCCTGGCGGGCTCGCCGCTGCGCCGTACGATCGCCCTGGCCCACCGCACGGACGTGGCGCCCCCACGCGCGGCCCGAGAACTGAAGCGCATCCTCCTGAGCTGA
- a CDS encoding IS110 family transposase — protein sequence MIDISGIGAFLGLDVGKGEHHATAVTPAGKKAFDKRLPNSEPKLREVFGRLQAKHGTVLVVVDQPASIGALPLAVARDMGCPVAYLPGLTMRRITDLYPGEAKTDARDAFVIADAARVMPHTLRSVDLEEETIAELEMIVGFDDDLAGEATRISNRLRGLLTQIHPSLERVLGPRVQHPAVLKLLDQFGSPAQIRKAGRRRLVTLIRPKAPRMAERLVEDIFTALDEQTVVVPGTDAAALIVPSLANSLQAVLDQRKLLAARIEELLELHPLSKVLTSMPGIGVRTGARILIDVGDGSSFPSAAHLAAYAGLAPTTRSSGSSIRGEQPSRRGNKQLKRAFFLSAFAALADPASRAYYDKKISQGKHHTQALLCLARRRADVLFAMLRDGTFYEPQTAPSP from the coding sequence GTGATCGACATCAGCGGCATCGGCGCCTTCCTCGGCCTGGACGTCGGCAAGGGCGAACACCACGCCACCGCCGTCACGCCGGCCGGGAAGAAGGCCTTCGATAAGCGGCTGCCCAACAGTGAGCCCAAGCTCCGCGAGGTCTTCGGGAGACTGCAGGCCAAGCACGGGACCGTGCTGGTCGTGGTCGACCAGCCGGCCTCCATCGGCGCTCTGCCGCTCGCAGTCGCGAGGGACATGGGCTGCCCGGTCGCCTATCTGCCCGGGCTGACGATGCGACGGATCACTGATCTCTATCCGGGCGAGGCCAAGACTGATGCCCGCGACGCGTTCGTCATCGCGGACGCGGCCCGCGTCATGCCCCACACGCTCCGCTCGGTCGATCTCGAGGAGGAAACCATCGCCGAGCTGGAGATGATCGTCGGCTTCGACGACGACCTCGCGGGTGAGGCAACCCGGATCAGCAACCGTCTCCGCGGCCTTCTCACGCAGATCCATCCGTCGCTGGAACGGGTCCTGGGCCCGCGAGTGCAGCATCCGGCGGTGCTCAAGCTCCTCGACCAGTTCGGTTCCCCAGCCCAGATCCGCAAGGCCGGACGCCGTCGCCTCGTGACCTTGATACGTCCCAAGGCGCCGCGGATGGCCGAGCGGCTGGTCGAGGACATCTTCACGGCTCTGGACGAGCAGACCGTCGTCGTCCCGGGCACCGACGCGGCCGCATTGATCGTCCCCAGCCTCGCCAACTCTCTCCAGGCAGTGCTTGACCAGCGAAAACTCCTCGCAGCCCGGATCGAGGAACTGCTGGAGCTCCACCCTCTTTCCAAGGTCCTGACGTCCATGCCGGGGATCGGCGTCAGGACCGGAGCCCGCATCCTCATCGACGTCGGCGACGGCAGTTCGTTCCCGTCCGCCGCTCACCTCGCTGCCTATGCCGGCCTCGCCCCGACGACCCGCAGTTCCGGTTCGTCGATCCGCGGCGAGCAACCATCCCGACGCGGAAACAAGCAGCTCAAACGGGCCTTCTTCCTCTCCGCGTTCGCAGCCCTCGCCGACCCGGCCTCCCGGGCCTACTACGACAAGAAGATCAGCCAGGGCAAACACCACACCCAAGCACTCCTCTGCCTCGCCCGACGACGAGCCGACGTCCTCTTCGCCATGCTCCGAGACGGCACCTTCTACGAACCCCAGACCGCCCCATCACCTTGA
- a CDS encoding fumarate reductase/succinate dehydrogenase flavoprotein subunit codes for MNETTTTSASGGEGAGYADYATGEPIADAKAPEGPIAERWDRRRFEAKLVNPANRRKHTVIVVGTGLAGGAAGATLAEQGYHVVQFCFSDSPRRAHSIAAQGGINAAKNYRNDGDSVHRLFYDTVKGGDFRARESNVHRLAQISVEIIDQCVAQGVPFAREYGGLLDTRSFGGVQVSRTFYARGQTGQQLLLGAYQALSRQVAAGNVEMHARTEMLDLITVDGVARGIVARDLVTGRIDTYYADAVVLASGGYGNVFYLSTNAMNSNATAVWRAHRRGAYFANPCFTQIHPTCIPRTGDHQSKLTLMSESLRNDGRIWVPKAKGDARPAADIPEAERDYYLERIYPSFGNLVPRDIASRAAKNVCDEGRGVGPGGQGVYLDFADAIRRMGKDKVAEKYGNLFDMYERITAENPYEVPMRIYPAVHYTMGGLWVDYDLQTTVPGLFAIGEANFSDHGANRLGASALMQGLGDGYFVLPSTINDYLARRHAGDDIGTVDDTHPEAAAAVRETRDCLAKLLAVDGDRTPDSFHREIGELMWEYCGMARAEEGLRKALARIPEIREEFWRRIKVPGSGEEFNQSLEKANRVVDYLELAELMCLDALHRAESCGGHFREESQTPDGEAARRDEEFGYAAAWQYTGTGVAPVLHKEDLVFEYVHPTQRSYA; via the coding sequence ATGAACGAGACCACGACCACGAGCGCGAGTGGGGGCGAGGGCGCGGGCTACGCCGACTACGCCACCGGTGAGCCGATCGCCGACGCCAAGGCTCCCGAAGGCCCCATCGCCGAGCGCTGGGACCGCAGGCGCTTCGAGGCCAAGCTGGTGAACCCGGCCAACCGGCGCAAGCACACCGTCATCGTCGTCGGCACCGGTCTGGCCGGCGGCGCGGCCGGTGCCACGCTTGCCGAACAGGGCTACCACGTGGTCCAGTTCTGCTTCTCCGACTCACCGCGCCGGGCCCACTCCATCGCGGCTCAGGGCGGCATCAACGCGGCCAAGAACTACCGCAACGACGGCGACTCCGTGCACCGCCTCTTCTACGACACCGTCAAGGGCGGCGACTTCCGCGCCCGCGAGTCCAACGTCCACCGGCTCGCCCAGATCTCCGTCGAGATCATCGACCAGTGCGTGGCCCAGGGCGTCCCCTTCGCCCGCGAGTACGGCGGCCTCCTCGACACCCGGTCCTTCGGTGGGGTCCAGGTCTCCCGCACCTTCTACGCCCGCGGCCAGACCGGACAGCAACTGCTGCTCGGCGCCTACCAGGCGCTCTCGCGCCAGGTCGCCGCCGGCAACGTCGAGATGCACGCCCGCACCGAGATGCTCGACCTGATCACCGTCGACGGAGTGGCCCGCGGCATCGTCGCCCGCGACCTGGTCACCGGCAGGATCGACACGTACTACGCGGACGCCGTCGTCCTCGCCAGCGGCGGCTACGGCAACGTTTTCTACCTCTCCACCAACGCCATGAACTCCAACGCGACCGCCGTCTGGCGGGCGCACCGGCGCGGCGCGTACTTCGCCAACCCCTGCTTCACCCAGATCCACCCCACCTGCATCCCGCGCACCGGCGACCACCAGTCCAAGCTCACGCTGATGAGCGAGTCCCTGCGCAACGACGGTCGAATCTGGGTCCCCAAGGCCAAGGGCGACGCCCGGCCCGCCGCCGACATCCCGGAAGCCGAACGCGACTACTACCTGGAGCGGATCTACCCCTCCTTCGGAAACCTCGTGCCCCGCGACATCGCCTCCCGCGCCGCCAAGAACGTCTGCGACGAGGGCCGCGGCGTCGGCCCTGGCGGCCAGGGCGTCTACCTCGACTTCGCCGACGCGATCCGCCGCATGGGCAAGGACAAGGTCGCCGAGAAGTACGGCAACCTCTTCGACATGTACGAGCGGATCACCGCGGAGAACCCGTACGAGGTCCCCATGCGGATCTACCCCGCCGTGCACTACACGATGGGCGGCCTGTGGGTCGACTACGACCTCCAGACCACCGTCCCCGGCCTGTTCGCGATCGGCGAGGCCAATTTCTCCGACCACGGAGCCAACCGCCTCGGCGCCTCCGCCCTCATGCAGGGCCTCGGCGACGGCTACTTCGTGCTGCCGTCCACCATCAACGACTACCTGGCCCGCCGCCACGCCGGGGACGACATCGGCACCGTCGACGACACCCACCCCGAGGCCGCGGCGGCCGTCCGCGAGACCCGTGACTGCCTCGCGAAACTGCTCGCCGTCGACGGGGACCGCACCCCCGACTCCTTCCACCGGGAGATCGGCGAACTCATGTGGGAGTACTGCGGGATGGCCCGGGCCGAGGAAGGGCTGCGCAAGGCGCTCGCCCGGATCCCGGAGATCCGGGAGGAGTTCTGGCGGCGGATCAAGGTGCCGGGCAGCGGCGAGGAGTTCAACCAGTCGCTCGAGAAGGCCAACCGAGTCGTCGACTACCTGGAGCTCGCCGAGCTGATGTGCCTCGACGCCCTCCACCGCGCCGAGTCCTGCGGCGGCCACTTCCGCGAGGAGTCCCAGACCCCGGACGGTGAGGCCGCCCGCCGCGACGAGGAGTTCGGGTACGCGGCCGCCTGGCAGTACACCGGAACCGGCGTCGCCCCCGTCCTGCACAAGGAAGACCTCGTCTTCGAGTACGTCCACCCCACCCAGCGGAGCTACGCATGA
- a CDS encoding cupin domain-containing protein has product MSGIVRRGFDSADETRRFEDGKGRLDLLNTDHGPVGRAVFEPGWQWSEHIKPIAGTASCEAAHVGYIISGRMKVVMDDGDSIEALPGDFIQIDPGHDAWVLGEEPCVVLDWQGYGDFAKSADA; this is encoded by the coding sequence ATGTCTGGAATCGTGCGAAGAGGCTTCGATTCCGCCGACGAGACGCGTCGGTTCGAGGACGGCAAGGGCAGGCTCGACCTGCTCAACACCGACCACGGGCCGGTCGGACGGGCTGTGTTCGAGCCTGGCTGGCAGTGGTCGGAACACATCAAGCCCATTGCGGGAACCGCCAGTTGCGAGGCCGCTCACGTGGGCTACATCATCAGCGGCCGGATGAAGGTCGTCATGGACGACGGCGACAGCATCGAGGCACTGCCCGGGGACTTCATCCAGATCGACCCCGGACACGATGCCTGGGTGCTCGGTGAGGAACCGTGTGTCGTCCTCGACTGGCAGGGCTACGGGGACTTCGCCAAGTCCGCCGACGCCTGA
- a CDS encoding stealth family protein, whose amino-acid sequence MSGIRRHLSWMPFQPRSGMPAPKPAPQPGPDVKSAAESAAESRASRAAAREQRILAQATEIGSVVEHGGRLAVVRDDLLPAQLAELNLRAVAEALETAGIPYGLVPDGELVHRVALAPGSRAAALAACANGFAGRPVYADLLGYGTELGTTLAEDLPDAVSTAEAQDPDGAAVAGIRLYIPVVTSGYTLHMGAEQGCDLEFWNPADGPGGVASLRETPFGWWVPSLAATAHRRIGDRDYPVMTALDRRFPEDIDFPVDAVVTWVDGSDPQWRHRRDTATTSEAATEPEAGTEADSADHRFRDRGELRYCLRSIAAYAPWIRQVFLVTDDQVPDWLAVEHPGLTVVSHRELFEDPDVLPVFNSHAIETQLHRIPGLAEHYLYFNDDVFLGRPQRPQNYFLPSGLPKVFHDTRAVPPSSPDSHDDVFTASQRATRRKVEALAGRTYPRILAHAPHPQSRSLYARLEEQLPGGLAGTSRAVFRTATDLAPVTLSLHLALAQGRAVEGDLVTAYVSTGRTEEVQRLGGLLRDRGTDAFCLADGSEDEVSPEVQQRALKAFLEAYFPVASPYESPAPAVARNRSAGDDQRASADRMIGAAPVVP is encoded by the coding sequence ATGAGCGGCATCCGTCGGCATCTGAGCTGGATGCCCTTCCAGCCCCGAAGCGGGATGCCCGCCCCGAAGCCGGCGCCGCAGCCGGGACCCGACGTGAAGTCCGCGGCGGAGTCCGCGGCGGAGTCGCGCGCGTCCAGGGCCGCCGCCCGGGAACAGCGGATCCTGGCGCAGGCGACCGAGATCGGGAGCGTCGTCGAACATGGGGGCCGGCTGGCCGTCGTACGGGACGACCTGCTGCCGGCGCAGCTGGCGGAACTGAACCTCCGGGCGGTCGCCGAGGCACTGGAGACGGCCGGGATCCCGTACGGCCTCGTTCCCGACGGCGAACTGGTCCACCGGGTGGCGCTCGCCCCCGGAAGCCGCGCCGCCGCGCTCGCCGCCTGCGCGAACGGCTTCGCCGGCAGGCCCGTCTACGCCGACCTCCTCGGCTACGGCACGGAGCTCGGCACCACCCTCGCCGAGGACCTGCCCGATGCCGTCTCCACGGCGGAGGCCCAGGACCCCGACGGTGCCGCCGTCGCCGGTATCCGGCTCTACATCCCCGTGGTCACCTCCGGGTACACGCTCCACATGGGCGCCGAACAGGGCTGTGACCTGGAGTTCTGGAATCCCGCCGACGGCCCCGGCGGGGTCGCCTCGCTCCGCGAGACCCCCTTCGGATGGTGGGTGCCCTCGCTGGCGGCCACCGCCCACCGGCGCATCGGGGACCGCGACTACCCGGTGATGACGGCCCTCGACCGCCGTTTCCCCGAGGACATCGACTTCCCCGTCGACGCCGTGGTCACCTGGGTGGACGGCTCGGACCCCCAGTGGCGCCACCGCAGGGACACGGCGACCACCTCCGAAGCCGCAACCGAGCCCGAAGCCGGAACCGAGGCCGACAGCGCCGACCACCGCTTCCGGGACCGAGGCGAGCTGCGCTACTGCCTGCGCTCCATCGCCGCCTACGCGCCGTGGATCCGCCAGGTGTTCCTCGTCACCGACGACCAGGTGCCCGACTGGCTGGCGGTGGAGCACCCCGGGCTCACCGTGGTCTCCCACCGGGAGCTGTTCGAGGACCCGGACGTCCTGCCCGTCTTCAACTCGCACGCCATCGAGACCCAGCTGCACCGCATTCCCGGCCTCGCCGAGCACTACCTCTACTTCAACGACGACGTCTTCCTCGGCCGCCCCCAGCGGCCCCAGAACTACTTCCTGCCCTCCGGGCTGCCGAAGGTCTTCCACGACACCCGGGCCGTCCCGCCCAGCTCCCCGGACAGCCACGACGACGTCTTCACCGCCTCGCAGCGGGCGACCCGCCGCAAGGTGGAAGCACTCGCGGGACGTACGTACCCGCGCATCCTGGCCCACGCCCCGCATCCGCAGAGCCGCTCCCTCTACGCACGTCTGGAGGAGCAGCTGCCCGGCGGTCTCGCCGGCACCAGCCGCGCCGTCTTCCGCACCGCCACCGACCTCGCCCCCGTCACCCTCTCCCTGCACCTGGCACTCGCCCAGGGGCGGGCCGTGGAAGGCGACCTGGTCACGGCCTACGTGTCCACCGGCCGGACGGAGGAGGTCCAGCGGCTGGGCGGCCTCCTGCGCGACCGCGGCACCGACGCGTTCTGCCTCGCCGACGGCTCGGAGGACGAGGTGTCCCCCGAGGTGCAGCAGCGTGCGCTCAAGGCCTTCCTGGAGGCCTATTTCCCTGTGGCCTCCCCGTACGAGTCCCCGGCCCCGGCCGTCGCGCGGAACCGGAGCGCCGGGGACGACCAGCGCGCGTCCGCCGATCGGATGATCGGAGCGGCTCCCGTCGTGCCGTGA
- a CDS encoding succinate dehydrogenase cytochrome b subunit produces the protein MALATRTGRRPSTTRTLWDSSVGKKSVMAVSGLIMLGYLVVHMLGNLKIFFGADEFNGYAHWLRTLGSPFLHHEWALWIVRLALVAAVVAHGVCAYQLSRRDIRARPVKYAHKRRRASYATRTMRWGGIILALFIVWHLLDLTTLTVNERAWAGHPYENVLATFSTWYGNTVYLVAMAALGLHVRHGFWSAAQTLGAGNARRDRTLKFLANALALVLFAGFVSVPVAVMTGVVS, from the coding sequence ATGGCACTGGCAACGCGGACGGGTCGACGGCCGTCCACCACGCGAACACTCTGGGACTCCTCCGTCGGCAAGAAGTCCGTGATGGCCGTCTCCGGTCTGATCATGCTCGGCTACCTCGTCGTCCACATGCTCGGCAACCTCAAGATCTTCTTCGGGGCGGACGAGTTCAACGGCTACGCGCACTGGCTGCGCACCCTCGGCTCGCCCTTCCTGCACCACGAGTGGGCTCTGTGGATCGTCCGCCTGGCCCTGGTCGCGGCCGTCGTCGCGCACGGGGTCTGCGCCTACCAGCTCAGCCGCCGCGACATCAGGGCGCGCCCGGTGAAGTACGCCCACAAGCGCCGCCGCGCGAGCTACGCCACCCGCACCATGCGCTGGGGCGGCATCATCCTCGCCCTCTTCATCGTCTGGCACCTGCTCGACCTCACCACGCTCACCGTCAACGAGCGCGCCTGGGCCGGGCATCCGTACGAGAACGTCCTGGCCACCTTCTCCACCTGGTACGGCAACACCGTCTACCTCGTGGCGATGGCCGCCCTCGGACTGCACGTCCGGCACGGCTTCTGGAGCGCCGCCCAGACCCTCGGCGCGGGCAACGCCCGGCGCGACAGGACGCTGAAGTTCCTGGCCAACGCCCTCGCCCTCGTCCTCTTCGCGGGCTTCGTGTCCGTACCAGTCGCCGTCATGACCGGAGTGGTGAGCTGA
- a CDS encoding excinuclease ABC subunit UvrA, translating into MHQATAPQPPHTHDPYVRVRGAREHNLRGVDVDIPRDALTVFTGVSGSGKSSLAFGTLFAEAQRRYFESVAPYARRLIHQIGVPKVDSVTGLPPAVSLEQRRSSPGSRSSVGTVTMLSNSLRMLYSRAGDYPPGAERLDSDAFSPNTAAGACPSCHGLGRVHRTSEELLVPDAGLSIRQGAIAAWPGAWQGKNLRDILDALGHDVDAPWRELPAEDRQWILFTEEQPVVTVHPVREANRIQRPYQGTYMSAHRYVMRTFSDSRSATLRTRAEKFLADSPCPVCEGRRLRPEALAVTFAGRTIAELAALALSELDGVLAAARGGGEAARVLTEDLRSRIGPVIELGLGYLSLDRGAPTLSAGELQRLRLATQLRSGLFGVVYVLDEPSAGLHPADTEALLGVLDRLKEAGNTVFVVEHHLDVVRHADWLVDVGPLAGEHGGRVLHSGPPAGLAAVAESATARHLFGTLRADERTERPVRKAAGSVRLSGVDRHNLRDLSAEFPLGVFTAVTGVSGSGKSTLVGQVLAREVHERLTEAHFPVRRLVEVDQKPIGRTPRSNLATYTGLFDVVRRLFTAAPESRARGWKAGRFSFNVPGGRCESCQGEGFVSVELLFLPSTYAPCPECAGARYNSETLEVRYSGLNIAEVLALTVESAASFFAGVPAAARSLSALSDIGLGYLRLGQPATELSGGEAQRIKLATELQRLRRDHTLYLLDEPTTGLHPADVVVLLRQLHGLVDAGHSVVVVEHDMAVVAGADWVIDLGPGGGADGGRVVASGTPADVARATGSRTAAYLERALSARR; encoded by the coding sequence ATGCACCAGGCCACCGCCCCGCAACCCCCGCATACCCATGATCCCTACGTCCGCGTCCGCGGCGCCCGGGAGCACAACCTGCGCGGGGTCGACGTGGACATCCCGCGCGACGCCCTGACGGTGTTCACCGGGGTCTCCGGCTCGGGGAAGAGCTCGCTGGCCTTCGGCACGCTCTTCGCCGAGGCCCAGCGCCGGTACTTCGAGTCCGTGGCCCCGTACGCCCGCCGCCTGATCCACCAGATCGGCGTGCCGAAGGTCGACTCCGTCACCGGGCTCCCGCCGGCCGTCTCGCTGGAGCAGCGGCGCTCATCCCCCGGGTCACGCTCCTCCGTGGGGACGGTGACCATGCTGTCCAACTCCCTGCGGATGCTGTACTCGCGGGCCGGTGACTATCCGCCCGGCGCCGAGCGGCTGGACTCCGACGCCTTCTCCCCCAACACCGCGGCCGGGGCCTGCCCTTCCTGTCACGGCCTCGGCCGCGTGCACCGCACGAGCGAGGAACTGCTCGTCCCGGACGCCGGGCTGTCGATCCGTCAGGGAGCCATCGCCGCGTGGCCCGGTGCCTGGCAGGGCAAGAACCTCCGCGACATCCTGGACGCGCTGGGCCACGACGTGGACGCGCCCTGGCGGGAGCTCCCGGCGGAGGACCGCCAGTGGATCCTGTTCACCGAGGAACAGCCGGTGGTGACGGTGCATCCGGTACGGGAGGCCAACCGGATCCAACGGCCCTACCAGGGCACGTACATGAGTGCCCACCGGTACGTGATGCGGACGTTCTCCGACAGCAGGAGCGCCACGCTCCGGACCCGCGCCGAGAAGTTCCTGGCCGATTCCCCGTGCCCGGTGTGCGAGGGGCGCCGGCTGCGCCCGGAGGCGCTGGCGGTGACCTTCGCGGGCCGCACGATCGCGGAACTGGCGGCTCTGGCGCTGTCCGAGCTGGACGGAGTACTGGCCGCCGCGCGCGGTGGTGGTGAGGCGGCCCGGGTCCTGACCGAGGACCTGCGCTCCCGGATCGGCCCGGTCATCGAGCTCGGACTGGGCTACCTGAGCCTGGACCGCGGCGCGCCGACCCTGTCGGCGGGCGAGTTGCAACGGCTGCGGCTGGCGACGCAGCTGCGTTCCGGTCTGTTCGGCGTGGTGTACGTACTGGACGAACCGTCGGCAGGGCTCCACCCGGCCGACACGGAGGCCCTGCTCGGCGTACTGGACCGGCTCAAGGAGGCCGGGAACACGGTGTTCGTGGTCGAGCACCACCTGGACGTGGTGCGGCACGCGGACTGGCTGGTGGACGTCGGTCCGCTGGCCGGGGAGCACGGTGGGCGGGTACTGCACAGCGGGCCGCCGGCGGGACTGGCGGCGGTGGCGGAGTCGGCGACGGCACGCCACCTGTTCGGGACCCTGAGAGCGGACGAGCGGACCGAGCGGCCGGTGCGGAAGGCGGCCGGGTCCGTCCGGCTCAGCGGCGTGGATCGGCACAACCTCCGTGATCTGAGCGCCGAGTTCCCGCTCGGCGTGTTCACGGCCGTGACGGGCGTGTCCGGTTCGGGCAAGTCCACCCTGGTCGGTCAGGTGCTCGCCCGGGAGGTCCACGAGCGGCTGACGGAGGCGCACTTCCCGGTGCGGCGGCTCGTGGAGGTGGACCAGAAACCGATCGGCCGTACCCCGAGGTCCAACCTGGCGACGTACACGGGTCTGTTCGACGTGGTCCGCCGGCTCTTCACGGCGGCCCCGGAGTCGAGGGCCCGGGGCTGGAAGGCGGGCCGCTTCTCCTTCAACGTGCCGGGCGGGCGGTGCGAATCCTGCCAGGGAGAGGGCTTCGTCTCGGTGGAGCTGCTGTTCCTGCCCAGTACGTACGCGCCGTGTCCGGAGTGCGCCGGGGCACGGTACAACTCCGAGACTCTGGAGGTCCGTTACTCGGGGCTGAACATCGCGGAGGTGCTCGCCCTGACGGTGGAATCGGCGGCCTCCTTCTTCGCCGGGGTCCCGGCGGCGGCACGGAGCCTGTCGGCGCTGTCGGACATCGGCCTGGGGTACCTGCGCCTCGGCCAGCCGGCCACGGAGCTGTCGGGTGGCGAGGCGCAGCGCATCAAGCTGGCAACCGAGCTCCAGCGGCTGCGCCGCGACCACACCCTGTACCTGCTGGACGAGCCGACGACCGGGCTGCACCCTGCGGATGTGGTGGTACTGCTGCGGCAGTTGCACGGGTTGGTGGACGCCGGGCATTCGGTGGTGGTCGTGGAGCACGACATGGCGGTGGTGGCGGGCGCGGACTGGGTCATCGACCTGGGGCCGGGTGGCGGCGCCGACGGCGGCCGCGTGGTGGCCTCGGGCACTCCGGCCGACGTGGCCCGCGCCACCGGCAGCCGTACGGCGGCCTATCTGGAGCGGGCCCTCTCGGCGCGGCGGTAG
- a CDS encoding succinate dehydrogenase/fumarate reductase iron-sulfur subunit, which yields MKLTLRVWRQKNAAAPGTMASYEVDGISKDMSFLEMLDTLNEDLILRGEDPVAFDHDCREGICGACSLVINGDAHGPERTTTCQLHMRSFADGDTIDVEPWRASAFPVVKDLVVDRGAFDRIIQSGGYITAPTGAAPEAHATAVPKPDADYAFEHAECIGCGACVAACPNGSAMLFTSAKINHLNVLPQGSPERETRVLDMVATMDAEGFGGCTLTGECATACPKGIALPSIAAMNREWLRAVRQAPR from the coding sequence ATGAAGCTCACCCTGCGCGTCTGGCGCCAGAAGAACGCCGCCGCCCCCGGCACCATGGCCTCGTACGAGGTCGACGGGATCTCGAAGGACATGTCCTTCCTCGAAATGCTCGACACCCTCAACGAGGACCTCATCCTGCGCGGGGAGGACCCGGTCGCCTTCGACCACGACTGCCGCGAGGGCATCTGCGGCGCGTGCAGCCTCGTCATCAACGGCGACGCCCACGGGCCGGAGCGCACCACCACCTGCCAGCTCCACATGCGCTCCTTCGCCGACGGCGACACCATCGACGTCGAACCCTGGCGGGCATCGGCCTTCCCGGTCGTGAAGGACCTCGTCGTCGACCGCGGCGCCTTCGACCGGATCATCCAGTCCGGCGGGTACATCACCGCCCCGACCGGCGCCGCCCCCGAAGCACACGCCACGGCCGTACCGAAGCCGGACGCCGATTACGCCTTCGAGCACGCCGAGTGCATCGGCTGCGGGGCCTGCGTGGCGGCCTGCCCCAACGGTTCGGCGATGCTTTTCACCTCCGCGAAGATCAACCACCTGAACGTGCTCCCGCAGGGCTCGCCGGAGCGCGAGACCCGCGTCCTGGACATGGTGGCCACGATGGACGCCGAGGGATTCGGCGGCTGCACCCTGACCGGTGAGTGCGCGACCGCCTGCCCCAAGGGGATCGCGCTGCCGTCGATCGCCGCGATGAACAGGGAATGGCTCAGGGCAGTCCGGCAAGCCCCCCGCTGA